The Streptomyces sp. NBC_01275 genome has a segment encoding these proteins:
- a CDS encoding winged helix DNA-binding domain-containing protein, whose protein sequence is MTKTTAAAPVLGTRALNRATLDRQLLLRPSGLSPKAAVEHLLGLQAQNVKPPYYALAARLDGFVPEELSALMADREVVRIVTMRSTIHTHTADDCLTLRPLVQPARDRELTYFRKGLAGVDLDRLAALARDLVEAGPRTMKQLREALAEEWPDADPQSLAVAARCRLPLVQVTPRGLWGRSGQVALTTAEHWLGRPAEPAPTPDAVVLRYLAAFGPASVKDMQTWAGLTRLRPVFERLRPRLRTYRDEHGVELFDLPDAPRPDPDTPAPPRFLPEFDNLLLSHADRTRVVPEEHRGRSWQGNQAYCTLLVDGFLAGVWRLEPDALVVEPFGRLTRARREDVAEEAARLLRTMHPGQPYDIRFGTVVRT, encoded by the coding sequence ATGACGAAGACGACGGCCGCCGCTCCTGTGCTCGGCACCCGCGCGCTCAATCGCGCGACCCTCGACCGGCAGCTGCTGCTGCGGCCCTCCGGGCTGTCGCCGAAGGCGGCGGTGGAGCACCTTCTGGGGCTTCAGGCGCAGAACGTCAAGCCGCCGTACTACGCGCTCGCCGCCCGTCTCGACGGTTTCGTCCCCGAGGAGCTGTCGGCGCTGATGGCCGACCGTGAGGTCGTCCGGATCGTCACGATGCGCTCGACCATCCACACCCACACCGCGGACGACTGCCTCACGCTGCGGCCGCTGGTCCAGCCCGCCCGCGACCGTGAGCTGACGTACTTCCGCAAGGGCCTGGCCGGCGTCGACCTCGACCGGCTGGCCGCTCTCGCCCGCGACCTCGTCGAGGCCGGGCCGCGCACGATGAAGCAGCTGCGCGAGGCCCTCGCCGAGGAGTGGCCGGACGCCGACCCGCAGTCCCTGGCCGTCGCCGCCCGCTGCCGGCTGCCGCTGGTCCAGGTCACCCCGCGCGGACTGTGGGGCAGGAGCGGGCAGGTGGCGCTGACCACCGCCGAGCACTGGCTGGGCAGGCCCGCCGAGCCGGCCCCGACGCCCGACGCGGTCGTCCTGCGCTATCTCGCCGCCTTCGGACCGGCCTCCGTCAAGGACATGCAGACCTGGGCCGGACTGACCCGGCTGCGCCCGGTCTTCGAGCGGCTCCGGCCGCGGCTTCGCACCTACCGGGACGAGCACGGCGTCGAGCTCTTCGACCTCCCCGACGCTCCGCGCCCGGACCCGGACACCCCGGCCCCGCCCCGGTTCCTGCCCGAGTTCGACAACCTGCTCCTCTCCCACGCCGACCGCACCCGCGTGGTGCCCGAGGAGCACCGGGGCCGCAGCTGGCAGGGCAACCAGGCCTACTGCACCCTCCTGGTCGACGGCTTCCTCGCGGGCGTGTGGAGGCTGGAGCCGGACGCGCTCGTCGTCGAGCCCTTCGGCCGCCTCACCAGGGCCCGGCGGGAGGACGTGGCCG